taatgtccatcatttgtatcatcattttggtaatttctcaagttgtcattttttaacctgcatgccgcggttttcggatccttatctccaaaattgtgggatttggattcaaggctcgggggctgcgggatacgtggcatcgactacttatttttcaaatttctttgaaggataagaagGGTTACAGACTAacgggaccctcagcctgattcttcgattcaatctaaggctcgggggctactacatatggagtgcgatttttaaatcacacaccataacaaaaattcggggcatgagcacctcatagcttcgacgcagccaaacaagtactcgaagaaggacttcaaggcgaagcttcagaagaagtcgaagactacttcaaaagtactcgataagcctacagtactcagctacgaagagctcgggggcttgtcagacccggggccatgggactgtgtacatagcgtagtttaagagattaagtccgtcttatctcttatttacttcgtttatctcttatttatcttgtttaaataggagatagggctaaTCGATAtagaggggatctactcgagatatgttccgGTACGATTCCTttgctggtgttggttagtatctttgtaaccctggcctctcggatatataagggaggtcagggacccctctaaaaacacgatctctaggtcattctacacctaaggcaatacaaaccaccatataggacgtagggtattacgcgctttgcggcccgaacctgtctaagctttgtgttccttgcaccttcgagttcctgatctcggcttctcttcacccaaaacttaccaccttgggtatacccctcggtgggcagccggttaaacaccgacaacgaCGGACCTGGATTTCACTTGGACGCCTGGAATTTTGCCCGGGCACACCCGTTAGGAGCTCACCGAGCCCGTCAATCGAGCCATCAGGGCAAGTGACACCGGCTCAACCCCTCCGGTCGCGGAGACCGTGGATAGGGTCAACTCCACACATGTATGCACACGATGCCGCTGACCGGCCACCTTCCTGTGTGGCAAAGCCGGGGCAAGTCGGGGTACCGCGTTCTCACTCGGAGGGATGACAAAATTCCAGCCCCTGACCGGACTCACGGTAGGGAGCAGCAGGTTCAACGCGCTCTAGAATAAATGCAGTTTATTCCTGGCAAATAAATATTACAAAGTACAGTCAGCCTATGGCCGTTACAAAGTACAAAAACCCGTTACCACCATAAGGGTGGTAATGCTGGAAGCCTTGAGGAGGGCTGCTACAAGTGTGGGAAGACTGGGAGGAGCATCTTTGTCACAAGCCTTCTTCCTGCACCCTCTTCCTCAAGGATGGCTTGGCAGGGGATGACAATGAGCAGTCCATCTGCTGCCAGCACCAACTGAACTCCCTCGCCATCTCAAACGACAACGAGGAGCTCTTCCCCATCTCCAGTCGGTTAGGAAGGGCAAGCCTCCTCATAAAGCAAACTGGGGGTGAGAAACACGGGGAAGCCAAACCTGCTCAGGGCCTAGGCAATCCTCGCGGGCGCTCTCGACATGAGGCAGGAACGAGGAGTTCCTCCCCGTTTTAGGGCCCGGCCAGTGGAAGCACTGAAACATCCACAGCCTAAGGCTGGCATTCCCCCCATAGTCGCACGAGGCGCATGGGGAAGCAGCGTTGAACGCCGGATGGAAACAAAGACCTACCTGCACACCCGCTCCCCTCGATCATCCGAGCGGAACACTTGAAGGACCGGGCGTACGGCACGTGCTATCCCCTGCCGCTTGTAAGCATTCTTCTAGCATGAGATGCTAAAAGGAACCACCGGCTCCGTCAGGTGGATGCACACTGGCTGAGAGCAGCTCCATTGTACAAGACTAGGCTCACCCATGACTCAAGTTTTGGATGAGTTTGAAAGACAAGGGCCTGATGACCCCTATTTATAGTCGCTCGTGCACTTTCGTGTCCCATGAGCTAGCTTTGCCGCGTGGCGCACGACTCCACCTCAAAAGGATGGAATGGGGGAAACAGGGAGATACCCCTCAATGGTGGGCCGTCGTGACGTAACAGGCAGGCCTTGATATTCCGCATCAAAAATGGGCGGCGGGTGCCGCTGTGGCGCATTAACTACGCGGGCAGATCAGGGCGACCCCAATGGATCCACGGTCACAAGAGGGATTCTATCAAACGCTGTGCCTCCCTGCAGCCGAAGCAGCGTGATGCGACTTCTGACTCTACGCTAAAACACAACGCAACGAAAGAAGCGCCTTCACAATTAAACAAATTGCAAAGCTGCTCGGGGGCCTCTGGCAGGTCCAGGGACTCGGGGTCCCCAGCGGTCCCACTTCCCACTGGCATTTTGGCTAGCCCAAGACGGCATCTGGAATGAATGATCGTCCTCGTGGGCTGTGACTTCGTCCAGACCGCCTAGGCCCGTGATCCTGACCGGCCGGCCAGTCGGAAGGTCAGGGACGCTCGGGGACTACGTCCGAACCATGGCTATGACCGAGATCCCTAACCTAGCTCCGCCTTACACGCATCATTGTCCCCGACCGGCGAGGCCGAGGCTAGCCGGAACTTGCGTACTGGCGGGCCCCGGGAGCAGGTGCGGCAGATAAGGATGCATGCCAAATTCAACTTGCCGTATGgggccaaccactccctccacggGGAAGTACAGTTCCCCTTTGCTACCACAACAGCGGGACACTATTCGACTTGCCCGTCCTCACAAAGGGATGGGGCACGACGTCATTATGATATGGCGAACACGCCTCCATCACGACGGAGTGATAGGGCATAGCGCCGAGATGGGGCGTGACTGCCATACCGTACTTATCAGTGCACCCCCGCCCCCCGACCGACAAAGCACGACGCACAGGGACAGAACATGATGTCCACTCTGCGACACAGAGTATGGGCGGTGGCTACCAAGGACTCTCACTGACGGAGTTGGTGGTCCCCACTGACGGAGCTGATGACCCGAACCAGTAGGGCAAGgaagctctctctctctctctctctctctctctctctctctctctctctctctctctctctctctctctttctctcaaTATCCCAGTTCCCCTATAAGGAGGGCCCTCCTGGACTATAAAAGGAAGGGTCAACACCCAAAAAAAGGTACCGAGATCCAAGAGATTCATCCTCACTTGAAAACTCGTAACTCTCcaaactctcacgagcaccCACTACTGCAGATCCAGGCATTAGTACTAGGTGGGAACCCACGGTTAGTACCGGTTCCCCGCCCGGTACCGCCTTGGCGGTACTAAAGTGGCATGCAATTCTGGGTACACAGGGCAGCCACATAGGGCAGTTAGGGTCGCAGTTTAGTACTGGCTGGTGTTACCAGCCGTACTAAGTTCatttttttgttttattttttgttttttctttccttttcctttttagtTTTAATTTGTATTCATATTCGTATTCTATCCATATTTGTCTGCGTATAGCTAGCATTCGTATTCATATTTATATCTCGTATAGCAAAGACTACATATATATTAATTATATATGTACACTTTATATACACTTCAAATATTACACTTGGGATCAAATATTATAAATATTACAAGTAGCCGCATAAGTTGTTTCATTACAAGTACTTTAAATATTACTCTTATTCATCGTCTTCcttgttttcatccaattgatccATGCTTCTCCTATGATCGGCATAAAATTCACCTACGGGATTTATCACCTCATCCATTAGGAATCCACAGAGTGATTCTTGAATTTCCCTAACTCTTTTCAGTTCGATGAGGCCTTCTTTCATTTTCCAAAACTATCACATACAAACATGATTATTTCAAATTCATACATGTACGTCATTAAATGCAAGAAATTGTTATTAATTTGATATGTGCATCGAAATCTTTTTGTATCATTTTGTTTGGGCCGGTAAAGTCGTGGATCCACTCACATACGTAATAGCCACATAAGTTGTTTACTTCCGCCTGTCTCATATACTATATATAAATGAGTTATGAAATATTCATGGTGTTTAAAGAAATGACACTAGGTGTGACAATTGTATTCATACCGAAAAGTCTGTCTTGTTATAAAGATCAGACGGCGTGTCAACGACTCCTATGTGCTTTTTGATGAAGCAAGCCCATGGCTTCTAGATGATGTCTATGAAGTTTTGATATTATGTTATTGGCGTCCTCTTTCCATCGAACACCACAACTCGAGCTCGATCAATCTCGATACTGAGCAAGATCCAGTAAAAGCTGTTGATACACATATACAGATTAAATGGTGGGTATACTTATTATCAAATTGAAGGGATGAAAACAGAGTTGGAGTACTCATTTGAAGTTGTACGACAACAGAATGAATGTACAAGTATGCTGCCTATCCAAGGCCCCGAATACATTATTCTTGGTCCGATTTGGCCATCTGTTTACACGATTCTCGTTTATAACATTTGGGTCCATGAAGCCGATGTGATAGTACCCTTTCTTCGGCATTCTTTCACCTTCAACCTACATGATACAAAAAAAAAGAGGGGATGAGAAAGCACATAAGTAGTTGAGCTATAATATAAAAAATGAGAGGAAACACTTACATAAGAAATACACTGACGAGAGACTTGTCCAGGGCATCTTGATGGTAAAGAAACCAAAGACTCACAAACTCGATCCATACGTTAGCTAGCGCCCGATGTAAATCACTATCTTTAACCCGAGCTGCGAACATTACGTCTCCATCTGCAGTGGCCCTCATGTACCATTCATGCAACTCACGCATTCTTGTTGGTAGCATATTCAGCAAACTCAGGCCACATAAGAGTTTCCCCCATTATAAATGATTTTCTTCCTGCCCCTAGGTGAATCGGGATTGGAACCTCCCCTCGGAGTTGAGCTTTTGTGAGTTTCGTTTCTGCCACAAACTTGACCTTAGCTTCATCCTCTTTTGAAAGCACTTGGAGTGGAAGTATCAATTGTGGGGGTTGTTCTCCGAGCTGGGGAATGTTTTTGCCCCGatgattactcttcttctgATAAGACTTTGTGATTGAGCGGCTGTAGTCCGACAATGTTTCTTTCTCCCTTGGTTGGCACATGGTTACGAAGAACTTCTGCTCAGCTGGATTCACTGGTTGCTTCGGCTCAGGCTTACTTAGCGCAAATTGCTCTTGAACCTCTTTTCTCACATGCTCATTCAATTCCTCTTCAGTCATTTCGTATGCTAACTTCGGAGGTGGAGGCTTCTCTTTCTTATTAGCTGGGTTCTTCTTCGccttaggaggtggtggtggcgggacCTATGCCTTTGCTTTCTTCTTCACCTTAGGAGGTGGTACTGGACTCGTGCTGGGGTCCCTTGGAGTGGGTGGTGACTgcggatccatgctggggtccctTTGTGCAGATGGTGACGGCGGACCCATGCTGGGGTCCCTTTGTGCGTGTGGTGACCACGGACCCATGCTGGGGTCCCTTTGTGCATGTGGTGATGGTGGACCCATGCTGGGTGTTGGCTTTGGCGATCTTGGCCCTGGGCTCTGAGCCAATGCTATGGGATCTATGGCTCCTTGCGGAAATCTTATGTAGTGCTTGTTCCAAAAGATCCAAGTGTGGAGCCCATGTTGTAGTTCCTCTTCTCCATCGCCTCCAGGGATCTCGAGGTCAAGGTCTTCCCATCCTTTCTTGACCCAATCAACCATGACTCTAGCATATCCTTCAGGAATTGGCACGCCATGAATTTTCCCACCTTGGATAGGTACTTCGTTAATACCGTGAACCACTAATTTGACCTTTTTCCTCTGCTGATAAAGATGCTCGCAAGGGATCCTCATGGTGATGTCGTCCACGGGGTAATGTTGTTGTTTGTTCGTAACCATTTCAGTTTGGTCTCTGCCAGCCGGATGCTCCGTGGAAGCGACGCTGCTACGGCGTTGAGAGCCGGGGCTGCTCTCCATTTTAGGAGCTGAAGGAGCCTCTTGTAGTCATTGGCTAGCTTCCATTGCACCTTCAATCGAAGCTACTCATTCTTCTAGGGcacgcatcttctcttcctgttcAGTcttccttctgcatcggcttcgaTAAGTGTTGATATCTGCACTAAAGCCATGCTTCCATGGAACTACGCCCATGCCTCGTTCACGTCCTATATCTTTTGGTGTCCCAAGAGCGTATGTCAGCTCATCTTTCTCTCTATCAGGCTTCAAAGTGCCTTCAGCAATGGCCTTTAGTGCCATATCAAGCTTGTCGGCCGCTTCTCTTGTTCGATCGGTAGTCACAAATGATCCATCATCCATGTTTAGTGTACCCCCATGAGCATAAAAGAAATACTTAGCTTGCAATGGCCAATTGAAAGTTGCCGGTATGATTCCTCTTGCCATTAGGTCTTCTTCCATCTTCAGCCATTTCGGAATTGCCGAAGAATAACCTCCTTGGCCAAGATGATGGAAGTGATCGCATTGTCTTTGTTTCGTCTTGCTCGCTCCTTGCTTTCCTCGGACAACTTGTACTGCACAAATTCATCCCAAAAAGGACGTTGCTTCTTGTAGTTATTCTCAAAGACTGGCGTGAGGCCCTTTTTGACGTAGTCTTTGTTCAAGTTTTTCTTGAACATTTGGAAAGCAATAGCCATCTTCTTCATGACCCAATCCTTCAACACTCCCTCTTTATCCTCTGAAAAATTGAAGTGCAGTTTTACCTCTCTCCATAATATTTCCTTCTCCATGTCGGTGATGATGTCTGCATCATTATCAGTGACTTTATTTTTCTTCTGTAGTTTGTAGCTAATGGGGATGTTTTCCCGGATAAAATATCCACATTGATTGACCAATGTCCTATCAACACCCTTGGGAGCCATTGGTTCACCGTCCTCTTTCAATAAGGTCATGTTGGTACGCCCCGCCATCTTTTTCTTCGAGCCTCATCTCCGTTTTGGCTTCCTCGATCCAAATGCCTAGAAAAAGATCTATTAATACACGCATTTCATACGTAGAGagtatacacacacacacacacatatatatgtatatatatgtatatatatatatcatgttaATTTAGATATCATTTTATATATGCATGAATTTCATATACCTCGGCTTGAACCTCTTCCTAAGCAATTTCCATCTGCTCATCATTGCCATCGCCAGTATCATTGAGATATTGGCTGTCGTCATCCTCCGGGTGCATCATCTTCGAGGGATGGTGGGTGATTGGTTCCTTCACGAATTATGTGAAGGAAATCCTCGTCGTAATCAATAGGACTCATTTCAATTCCTATGCAAACAAAATATGCAATGTCTATAATATTCTACAACACTCAACACTATTCTTAAAtattctacaaatttctataattttctacaatttctataattttctacaATATTCttcaaatttctataattttaTAAATATTCTACAAATATTCCCTACAATTTTTTACCATTGTCTACAATATTCTAAAaatttctataattttctacTATTCCCTAATATTTTTCACCTACTTCTACAATATTCAACATTATTCTAAAATTTTCTACCATTTTCTATAATATTATAAAagtttctacaattttctacttTTCCCTACAATTTTTCACCTTCTTCTACAATATTCTACGCTATTCTACAATATTCTACattaaatatatttttctacaATATTGTACACTATTCTACAATTTTTACAATATTCTAAAaatttctataattttctacTATTCCCTACCATTTTTCACCTTCTTCTACAACATTCTACAATAAATACATTTTTCTATAATACTCTACAATATTTTAccattttctacaaatttgtaTAATTTTCTATCATTTTCTACCACAATtacaaaatttaaaaaaattataaaggCTGACGACAGCAAGCGTGGGCTTACGTCAGCGGGGCGTAGGGACGCAATGGCGTGCGTGGGGCAGGCGGCTGAGGGCATGGTGAGGGCGGCCGAGGGCGTGGCGGTGGcgggcgcgcgtggcggcaaaGGCCGGCGGTGAGGGCTAGGGTGCGGCGCGGCGGTGAGGGGCTGTGGCGCCATAGTCTAGGTCAGAGGGTAGCACCGCTTCAGCCCCGTATGTTAGGAAGAATGGGGTGAACCCCGTGGATTGATTGGGACTTGTCCTCAGGCTTCAGAGGATGGCTGGGTGTTCCTGGACCCAGCGCCCAACAAACTTTTTGAGCTGGTCGAAGATGCGAGGCTTGAGTCCCTGGAGGACCATTCCGTTCGCCCTTTCAACCTGCCCATTGGTGTGTGGGTGCCCGATCGACACCCAGTCGATCCTGATCCCGTATCCGTCAGCGAGCTCCAAGAACCTCTTGCCTATAAAGTTGGTCCCATTGtatgtgatgatggtgttgggcacTCCGAATCGGTAGACAATGTCAAGGAAGAACTTGACGGCCTCCTAGGAGTTGGTTTTGGCGATGGGTTTCGCCTCGATCCACTCGGTGAACTTGTCCACCACGATAAGCAGGTGAGTGAAACCACCACGAGCCCTCTTGAGAGGCCTGACCATGTCAAGGCCCCAGACCACGAACGGCCAAGTGAAGGGGATGGTCTGAAGTGCCTGCACTGGCAAGTGGGTCTGCTGAGTGTAGAACTGACACCGTTTACACGTGCGGATGACCTCCTCCACGTCGTGCAGTTTGGTGGGCCAGTAAAAGCCTTGGCAAAAGGCCTTTCCAATCAGCGACCGTCGGGCCTCGTGGTGCCCGCAGATGCCAGCATGGATCTCCAGAAGGAGGTCCTTGCCTTGTTGGGTGAGGATGCATTTCATGAGCATTCCTATCCCCGACGGGCTATGTTTGTAAAGTTCGCCGTCGATGGTAAAAAAACATCTTGGCATGACGAGTAATCCTTCACGCCTCGGTTCAGTCAGTTGGGAGGGCCTCATCGAGGAGATAGACCAGAAGATGCACCCTCCAGTTGGAGTCGATTACCGCTGTGTCGGCTGCGGGAATCGTAACCTCCATCGCGAGGCAGTTAGGGCCCCCGAGCCCTTGGTCGGGGGACGCCTGGTCGGGAGGCACCGGACCGGGGCACCCGGGCATCGGGTTGGACGGCCTCTAAGGCGGGTCTGGCTTGACGCGGATTGAGAGCGCATGTAGATCGTTGATGAAGACCCTGCTAGGAACAGGATCCCGCTGGGCCGCCATCATGGCGAGTGCGGGACCTGATGCAACTCGAATCCTCGGAATTTGTCCTCCAGTTTGCGCGCCTTCTGGCAGTATGCGTTCATGAGGGAGCTTTCGCAGTTGGACTCCTTCATGACTTGGTCCACCACCAGCTTGGAGTCACCGTAGGCGTAGAGCCGGGTTGCTCCGAGCTCAATGGCAATACGGAGGCCATTGATGAGCCCCTCGTATTCAATGACATTGTTCAAGGCTGAGAAGTGGAGGCGGATCATGTAGTGGAGCTTATTCCCCTCGGGCGAGATCAGCACCACACCGGCCCCTGCGCCGGGTCCCATAActgacccatcgaagtacaggGTCCAGTATTCATGGACGACATCTAGAGTCAGGGTTTGGACTTCCGTCTACTCGGCCACGAAGTCGGCCAAGGCCTGCAACTTGATGGCGGTGCGGGGAGCGTACTTGACATCGTAGCCCATGAGCTCAAGTGCCCATTTGAAGATCCCTCCCATAGCGTCGCGGTTGTTGACGACCTCCCCGAGTGGGAATGAGGTGATGACGGTGACCTCATGTTCAGTGAAATAGTGCTACAGCTTCTTAGTCGCCATAAGCACGGCGTATAAGAGCTTCTGCACTTGCGTGTAGCGGGCCTTGGTCTCGGTGAGTACCTCACTAACAAATTACACCGGTCGTTGAACCTTCAGCGCATGGCCCGGTTCCTCCCTTTCGACTACAAGAGCGGCGCTGACCACGTGTGTTGTTACCACGAGGTACAGTAGGAGAGGTTCAAGTTGCTCGAGAGCAACGAGGACTGGGGCCGAGGTTAGCAACACTTTAAGGCTATCCAAGGCTTGCTGAGCCTCCTCCGTCCAGATGAACGCATCTGACTTTTTGAGGAGCTTGTAGAGGGGCATCCTCAGCTCGCCTAGTCGAGATATGAATCGACTGAGGGCGGCCAAACAACCGGTGAGCCATTGTACGCCTTTCACGTTGTGTATGGGGCCCATCCTGGCGATGGCCGTGATTTTTTCGGGGTTGGTTTCGATGCCATGCTTGGACACTATCTATCCGAGTAGCTTCCCCTTTGGAAGCCCGAAAGTGCATTTTTCGAGATTCAATTTGATGCTAAACCTTCGGAGGTTGGCAAACGTGGCGTCCACCATGGCGATCAAATCACTCGCGCGAGGCACTTTCACCGCTACGTCATCCACATCGACGGCGATTGTGGTTTTTGGCGGTTCGAGCTGGTGGGGCTGCCAAGGCGGATTGATCCGATTGATGAAACATTTTTGCATGCAACACTGGTAGGTGGCGCCAGGGTTCTTCAGGCCGAACAGCATGGTGACGTAGTAGTACATGCTGAATGGGGTGATGAAAGAGGTCGCAAGCTAGTCGGATTCTTTCATCACGATCAGGTGATAGCCCGAGTAGGCATCCAGAAAAGAGAGGACTTCGCATCCTGATGTGGAATCGACTATGTGGTCTATGCGCGGCAAAGGGAAAGGATCCTTGGGACATGCCTTGTTAAGGCCAgtatagtcaacacacattcttcATTTCCCATTCTTCTTTTTTACAAGGATAGGATTGGCAAGCCAGTCAGAGTGATACACTTCCTTGATGATACCAGCTGCCAGGAGCTTGGCAATCTCCTCGCCCATGGCCCTGCACCTCTCATCATCGAAACAGCGCAGGCGTTGGTGCACGGGCTTGGAACCTGACGTGATGCGGAGCTCATGCTCGGCGACCTCCCTCGAGATGCCTGCCATGTCAGAGGGCTTCCATGCAAAGGCATCACGATTGGCACACAGGAAGTCGATgagcgtgctttcctatttggTCGGAAGCTAGGTCCCGATCCGCATGGTCTCGGTCGGGTCGTTGGGGTCAACCTCAATCGCCTTGGTATCCTCAGTCAGGCGTAAGGCGCTGGATGGGGTCGGCTCTTTGCGGTCGGGAGCATCCTCCACCACCGTCTCGTGAAGCCTCTTGAGCTCGGCGGAGTTGGCGATGACGGTGGCAAGCTCGAAGTGCTAGCGGTGATAGGCATACGCCTATTCAAAGGAGCCGCTCACCATGATGATGTCGTTCGGTCCTGGCATCTTCGGCTTGAGGTAGATGTAGTTGGGGACCTCTATAAACATGGCATAGTGCAGACGCTCGAGGATGACGTGGTATGACCCCTCGAAATCCACCACCTCGAAGATCAGGGTCTCAGTGCGGAAGTTGCCGTGGTCACCTAACGTGACAGGCAGGTCTATATTTCCCAAGGGGTACGCCCTCATGCCTGGGATGATACCGAGGAAGGGGAAAAATGGAGGCGCGGAGCTTGGACTACAAGATGCCCATGGCATCAAGGGTCTCAACATACTAAATGTTGAGGCTGCTGCCCCCATCCATCAGCACCTTGGTCAGGCGCTTGTTGCCGACGATGGGTCAATAATGAGCGGGTGGCTCCCCAGTCGAGGAACGTTGGGAGGGTGGTCGCCCCGATCAAATGTTATTGGAGTGCTCGACCAACGGAGGAACTTGGGGACGGCGCCCTTGGTGGGCAAAACTCCCGTAGTTGGACCTTGTGTTGACGCTTGGAGCAGTTGTCCTCAGGACCTCCGAAGATCATGAGACATCAATCTAGCTTAGGGAAGCTGTTCCTTTCCTTTGCCGATGCTCCCTGATTTTTGGGCACCTCCTCATTGCTGTCCCCGCCCTTGCGCCTGCTAGTCTGACCCAGCATGCGCTTGAAAAGCTCGCAGTCCTTGAGCTCGTGCTTGACGGGATAGCCGTGATTGGTGCACGGCTTTTCCAGGAGCTGCTCGAAGCGGTCAGTGTTGCCCTATCGCTTGCTCGCGCGGTCGGTCGCCGTGACCGTGTTAGGGTTGGGACGACGccagtccttcttcttccttttcccctaCCCTGAGGAGGGGCCCTCATCCTGGTCCTCCCGCTTGGCCTTGCCTTTGGCCCAGCCATCGGTGAAGACTGCCCTGACCGCCTCCTCGCTGGAGGCGTGGTTGGTGGCGATGTCTAGGAGCTTGCGGGTAGTGCGCAGCTTCCAGCAATCGAGCTTGTGAATTAGGGACTTGCAGGTGGTCCCAGAGAGGAATACGCTAACAATGTCTGCATCGATGACATCAGGGAGGGAATTGCATTGCTTGGAGAACCGGCGAATGTAGTACTGCAGGGACTCGCCAGGCCCAatttgcagctcttgaggtCCCATGAGTTTCCAGGGCGCACGTACGTCCCCTGGAAATTCCCAATGAAGACTTGTTTGAGCTCTACTCAGCTATGGGTGCTGTTGGGTGGCAAGAATTCGAGCCACGCTTGAACGTACTCCCTAACACATATGGGGAGGTGCTGGATGTTGAAGTAATCATCACTCGCTCCTTTGGCCCGACAAACGAGCCGGAAGCCTTCCAGCCATACGACAGGGTTTGTCACCCCAGTGTACTTGGTGATGTTAGTGGGCGGTCGGAAGTGCGGCGGGAATGGCGCTTTCTGGATGCGATGATCGAAGGACCGCAGGCCTGGGCCGTCTGGACTAGGCTCTGGCCGCCGTCCTAATTGCACGGTCAACCACCACGCCTGGGGgcgcctcctcgtgctccccctcggGTTGGTGAGCACCAGCCAAGTCCGCGGTGGCCCGGTCGACATCGGCACTGCAGCGCGCCAGTTGCCACGAGTGGATGACGCTACACGCGTTGTAGTTGGGCTCGAGCCGGCCACGCACTGGCGGGCGTTGCGAGGCGGGCACCAGATCGGGGTGAGGTGCAGCCACGGCGTCGCGGCCCTCCCTAGGGGGACGCGCTCGCTGCTGGTGGACTGAGGGGTTTGGCTGCTGCGAGccttacccccccccccccccccccgactgGGTAGGAGGCCGCGTGTCGACAGCATGACGTGGAGCTTTCCGCTTAATGTACGACGACACTCTCCACCAACGTCCGGATGTCGCGGTGGAGCTCCTGGTGTTGAGGATCCGCAAGCTCGGACAGGTTGCGCAGGAGCGTCGCTACAGCGGCGATGTTCTGCCCAGCCCACGCAAActtgggggggagggggggtgcTGTTGGCATGTGCGATGATGGCCTGTTGGACCTGACAGGCACATGCTCGTGCGGCGCCTGCAGCGTTACGAGCATTCGGCTCGGAGTTGCGCCGTGGGTGCACCGATGCAGGcggctgctggtgctgctgccgCTGGCGTAAGTCGTCACCGTGCGCCCAGGGCTAATAGCTCAATCAATCACCATCGACCCTAATCCAACTGATCTCAGAACAGACAGTGATGGGTGGTCACCGTGCGCCTAGGGCTAATAGCTCAATCAATCACCATCGACCCTAATCCAACTGATCTCAGAACAGACAGTGATGGGTGGTGCATGATAGCCCTGTGAGTGAGGGGGCCAAAGGGCATGCATTATATTCTTGGTCAGAGTAGCTCCGGACCATTGTCGGTGTACATGCATGTCGCTGTTTTACACCGTGTGTGCGTTT
The sequence above is drawn from the Panicum hallii strain FIL2 chromosome 7, PHallii_v3.1, whole genome shotgun sequence genome and encodes:
- the LOC112900668 gene encoding uncharacterized protein LOC112900668, which translates into the protein MAGISREVAEHELRITSGSKPVHQRLRCFDDERCRAMGEEIAKLLAAVMGPGAGAGVVLISPEGNKLHYMIRLHFSALNNVIEYEGLINGLRIAIELGATRLYAYGDSKLVVDQVMKESNCESSLMNAYCQKARKLEDKFRGFELHQVPHSP